One part of the Bacillota bacterium genome encodes these proteins:
- a CDS encoding alanine/ornithine racemase family PLP-dependent enzyme: MGYPRIEIYPGRIEENARRVVNECARWGIAVIGVTKGACGHPAVAGAMLRGGVSMLADSRLVNLAGLRRAGITTELMLIRLPSPSELDELVSLADHSLNSEPEVIRAIGERAAAIGRMHRVTLMVDVGERREGLMPERVRSVCRQIASFKGVRLEALGTNVACLSGVLPTRENVQVLVDLAAGVGRELGFPVGVSGGNTATTILMESGEMPAGVTHLRIGEAILNGTDTSNQRVVPGTRSDTFRLVAEVIEVQHKPSRPEGPTGVDAFGLKPAFVDRGVRVRAIAAVGKQDVEIGGLKPCDPGVSIIGASSDHLILDVTDAAAPVRPGGFVEFWVQYPAMLRLMTSEYVEKAVISRSP; this comes from the coding sequence GTGGGATACCCGAGGATAGAGATATACCCTGGACGCATCGAGGAGAACGCACGCAGGGTCGTGAACGAGTGCGCACGGTGGGGGATCGCTGTCATCGGCGTCACCAAGGGTGCGTGCGGCCACCCCGCCGTCGCGGGAGCCATGCTCCGCGGCGGGGTTTCAATGCTGGCCGACTCCAGGCTCGTCAACCTGGCCGGGCTGCGGCGGGCGGGGATAACAACTGAGCTGATGTTGATCCGGTTGCCATCCCCGTCGGAACTCGACGAACTCGTATCCCTTGCGGACCACAGCCTGAATTCTGAACCGGAAGTGATCCGCGCTATCGGCGAACGGGCGGCTGCGATCGGGCGCATGCATCGCGTCACGCTCATGGTTGACGTCGGGGAGCGTCGTGAGGGCTTGATGCCGGAGCGCGTGCGGAGTGTGTGCCGGCAGATCGCGTCGTTCAAGGGTGTCAGGCTCGAGGCGCTCGGCACCAACGTGGCCTGCCTCAGCGGCGTGCTACCTACCAGGGAGAACGTGCAGGTTCTGGTGGATCTGGCTGCCGGGGTTGGCCGGGAGTTGGGGTTCCCCGTTGGTGTCTCTGGCGGGAACACCGCGACCACAATCCTCATGGAGTCAGGCGAAATGCCTGCGGGCGTGACGCACCTTCGGATAGGCGAGGCCATACTGAACGGGACCGACACGTCGAATCAGCGCGTCGTCCCGGGGACCCGGAGCGACACGTTCAGGCTGGTTGCCGAGGTCATCGAGGTGCAGCACAAGCCCTCCAGGCCCGAGGGGCCAACCGGGGTTGACGCGTTCGGCCTCAAGCCCGCGTTCGTCGACAGAGGGGTACGGGTGCGGGCCATCGCCGCAGTCGGTAAGCAGGACGTCGAGATCGGCGGCCTGAAGCCGTGCGACCCCGGCGTCTCGATAATCGGCGCATCGAGCGACCATCTCATTCTGGACGTGACCGACGCGGCCGCACCGGTGCGGCCCGGGGGCTTCGTGGAGTTCTGGGTACAATACCCCGCGATGCTCCGGCTGATGACGTCGGAGTACGTGGAGAAGGCCGTAATCTCACGCTCACCGTAG
- a CDS encoding DMT family transporter, which produces MGPGSDLSPGYGKRRVLGEFLLLMVAVSWGASFVAVKYVLGWLGPLTFLWLRFVASFVLLTALFPSRILRAKWSTIKAGAIIGFFLGIAYMPQTIAMQLTSVNMVAFLTGLYVVFVPMFQAVLLRKKPGWLSTAGAVTSLVGLGVLCLEPGGLRFGLGEVLGTLCAVGFAMHIIAVGKFAPSEDPVTIATLQIGFAGILTVVVGLFLEPLPGVLPAAPLACMVYLTVCNVIGAMLVQNWAQQVTEPTRAALLLATEPVFAAIASYFILHEAIGLKGFVGDALIFLGMIMSQVEGFGAAAAVETSAKSGAKTGADD; this is translated from the coding sequence GTGGGTCCGGGTTCCGATTTGAGTCCGGGTTACGGTAAACGACGAGTGCTCGGTGAGTTCCTGCTGTTAATGGTGGCTGTCTCGTGGGGCGCGAGCTTCGTGGCCGTGAAATACGTCCTCGGCTGGCTCGGCCCCCTGACCTTCCTCTGGCTGCGCTTCGTGGCCAGTTTCGTGCTGCTGACCGCGCTGTTCCCTTCGAGGATACTCAGGGCGAAGTGGTCCACGATCAAGGCGGGCGCCATCATCGGCTTCTTCCTCGGCATCGCGTACATGCCCCAGACCATCGCTATGCAGCTCACCTCGGTCAACATGGTCGCATTCCTGACCGGCCTCTACGTGGTCTTCGTTCCGATGTTCCAGGCGGTGTTGCTGCGGAAGAAGCCCGGCTGGCTCTCAACGGCGGGGGCCGTCACTTCGCTGGTGGGCCTCGGGGTGCTCTGCCTTGAGCCCGGGGGCCTCAGATTCGGTCTGGGTGAGGTGCTGGGGACGCTGTGCGCTGTTGGGTTTGCGATGCACATCATAGCGGTCGGTAAGTTCGCGCCCTCCGAGGATCCGGTGACGATCGCGACACTGCAGATAGGTTTCGCCGGCATCCTGACAGTCGTGGTGGGTTTGTTCCTTGAGCCGCTGCCGGGCGTACTTCCGGCGGCCCCGCTCGCATGTATGGTCTATCTTACGGTGTGCAACGTGATAGGAGCGATGCTGGTCCAGAACTGGGCGCAGCAGGTCACTGAGCCGACTCGCGCGGCGCTGCTCCTCGCCACCGAGCCGGTATTCGCAGCCATCGCGAGCTACTTCATCCTCCACGAGGCCATCGGACTGAAGGGGTTCGTCGGTGACGCACTCATCTTCCTGGGTATGATCATGTCCCAGGTGGAAGGTTTCGGGGCCGCCGCTGCGGTGGAAACGAGCGCAAAGAGCGGCGCGAAGACGGGCGCCGACGACTGA